One Pleurocapsa sp. PCC 7327 DNA segment encodes these proteins:
- a CDS encoding transglutaminase family protein: protein MLYHIFHKTIYTYNQPVFLKPHLLRLRPRCDGWQKLLDFSLVVEPQPKGISQTIDLDGNNTIQLWFTQPTEQLTIEVKSTVETYVENPFSYLLESWAMKLPIDYPSSLLTQLQPYLKPYGIAFNPAAVQLALEIADEVKGNTLAFLSTLNERIYKDCEYIIRETGKPWQAELTWKSKRGSCRDFSVLFMEVCRAIGLAARFVSGYQEGDLEQEERDLHAWAEVYLPGAGWRGYDPTHGLAISDRHIALVASAIPAYASPIVGTTTPVKSVIETDKPSESELEAHISIKRED from the coding sequence GTGCTTTACCATATTTTCCATAAAACAATCTATACCTATAATCAACCAGTCTTTTTAAAACCCCATCTCTTGCGACTGCGCCCTCGCTGCGATGGGTGGCAAAAGCTGCTCGATTTTTCTCTCGTCGTCGAACCCCAACCAAAGGGCATTTCTCAAACCATCGATTTGGATGGCAATAACACGATCCAACTTTGGTTTACTCAACCGACGGAGCAATTGACAATAGAAGTTAAATCTACAGTAGAAACCTACGTAGAAAATCCTTTTAGCTATTTGTTAGAATCTTGGGCAATGAAACTGCCAATTGACTATCCGAGTTCTTTATTGACGCAGCTTCAGCCCTACCTAAAACCCTACGGAATCGCCTTTAATCCGGCAGCAGTGCAGTTAGCCCTGGAAATTGCCGATGAGGTTAAAGGAAACACGTTGGCTTTTCTTTCTACTTTAAACGAACGGATTTATAAAGATTGCGAGTATATTATCCGAGAGACGGGCAAACCCTGGCAAGCTGAGCTGACCTGGAAGTCAAAACGGGGTTCTTGTCGCGATTTTTCTGTGTTATTCATGGAAGTTTGCCGCGCTATCGGTTTGGCAGCGCGGTTTGTCAGCGGCTATCAGGAAGGCGATCTCGAACAAGAAGAACGGGATTTACATGCTTGGGCAGAAGTTTATTTACCCGGTGCGGGATGGAGAGGCTACGATCCGACTCATGGACTCGCAATAAGCGATCGCCACATCGCATTAGTTGCTAGTGCCATACCCGCTTATGCCTCTCCCATTGTTGGGACTACTACTCCTGTCAAGTCAGTTATTGAGACTGACAAGCCGTCTGAGTCTGAATTGGAGGCTCATATCTCAATTAAACGGGAAGATTGA
- a CDS encoding photosystem II protein Y has product MDWRVLVVLLPVLVAAGWAGFNILSAALRQAQQFLSKES; this is encoded by the coding sequence ATGGACTGGCGAGTTTTAGTCGTGCTACTTCCCGTTCTCGTGGCAGCCGGATGGGCAGGATTTAATATTTTGAGTGCCGCACTAAGGCAAGCTCAACAGTTTCTGAGCAAGGAAAGCTAA
- a CDS encoding glycosyltransferase family 4 protein has product MSQSAQSHNSSLNHVFIFLEIFSQEGGIQSYVKDIFRAYLALYETEPNSEQAEAFLLRDVPGCDNPFETGLIKFHYLKTLPAWRGRLKLTFSLFSCLVLRRPRHVFCGHIKLAPLVSLLCRFLGIPYTVLTYGKEVWERLPDWQRQALVQATSIWTISRYSRDRLTQANGIEPKKVRILPCVVDGNVFSPAEKPLELIEKYGLAHSKVLMTVARLWSGDIYKGVDVTIRALPKIVSAFTEVKYLVIGRGDDRPRLEQLAKDLGVGDRVVFAGFVPTEALVEHYRAADAYIMPSQEGFGIVYLEAMACGVPVLSGDGDGSADPLQDGRLGWRVPYRDPDAVAAACIEILQGNDPRCRGQWLREQTLVKFSREVLVKQLQALLSEFGIF; this is encoded by the coding sequence GTGAGTCAGTCTGCCCAGTCTCATAATTCCTCCCTCAATCATGTCTTCATCTTTTTAGAAATCTTTTCCCAAGAAGGGGGAATTCAGTCTTACGTCAAGGATATTTTTCGTGCTTACCTCGCTCTATACGAAACCGAACCCAATTCAGAACAAGCTGAAGCTTTCTTATTGCGAGATGTACCGGGATGCGACAATCCCTTCGAGACGGGGTTAATTAAATTTCACTATCTCAAAACGCTGCCTGCCTGGAGAGGACGCTTAAAACTAACTTTTTCCCTCTTTAGTTGTTTGGTGCTGCGCCGTCCTCGGCACGTCTTTTGCGGTCATATTAAATTAGCGCCTCTGGTTAGCCTCTTGTGTCGATTTCTGGGAATTCCTTATACGGTTTTGACTTATGGCAAAGAAGTGTGGGAACGCCTACCCGATTGGCAACGTCAAGCCCTTGTCCAAGCCACTTCTATTTGGACGATTAGTCGTTACAGTCGCGATCGCCTGACTCAAGCTAACGGCATAGAACCCAAAAAAGTTCGGATTCTTCCCTGCGTCGTCGATGGAAATGTCTTTAGTCCCGCAGAAAAACCCCTCGAACTCATCGAAAAATACGGACTTGCCCATAGTAAGGTGCTGATGACCGTGGCGCGGTTGTGGTCGGGAGATATCTATAAAGGCGTTGACGTGACCATTCGCGCCTTACCCAAGATTGTATCAGCGTTTACAGAGGTCAAATACCTAGTCATCGGACGCGGAGACGATCGCCCCCGTCTAGAACAATTGGCAAAAGATCTGGGAGTTGGCGATCGCGTCGTCTTTGCCGGGTTCGTGCCAACAGAAGCGCTAGTCGAGCATTATCGCGCGGCAGATGCTTATATCATGCCGTCCCAGGAAGGCTTTGGCATTGTCTATTTAGAAGCGATGGCTTGTGGAGTTCCCGTCCTCTCCGGCGATGGAGATGGTTCGGCAGATCCGTTGCAGGACGGACGTTTGGGTTGGCGAGTCCCTTACCGCGACCCCGATGCCGTAGCGGCGGCTTGTATAGAAATCTTACAAGGTAACGACCCCCGTTGCCGGGGTCAATGGCTGCGGGAGCAAACCTTAGTAAAGTTTAGTCGAGAAGTATTAGTGAAGCAACTACAAGCATTGTTGTCAGAATTTGGGATTTTCTAG
- the gmk gene encoding guanylate kinase, which yields MQTGKLIVLTGPSGVGKGTLVRLLLARHPELHLSVSATTRSPRPGEIDEKDYYFVSKEQFEQMIREKKLLEWAEYAGNYYGTPRQKVEEQLASGHSVVLEIEVVGARKIKETFPQALRIFILPPSVAELERRLKGRGKDSEDAIARRLEQAKAELAASHEFDHQIVNDDLETALAEIEAAIFT from the coding sequence ATGCAAACCGGGAAGTTAATCGTGCTAACGGGACCGAGTGGTGTGGGCAAAGGCACCTTAGTACGGTTACTGTTAGCACGTCATCCCGAACTCCATCTATCTGTCTCGGCAACAACGCGAAGTCCTCGTCCGGGAGAAATTGACGAAAAAGATTATTATTTCGTCAGCAAAGAGCAGTTCGAGCAAATGATTCGGGAGAAAAAATTGCTCGAATGGGCAGAATATGCGGGCAATTATTATGGAACGCCTCGCCAAAAGGTAGAAGAACAACTGGCAAGCGGTCATTCGGTCGTATTGGAAATAGAAGTCGTCGGGGCAAGAAAAATCAAAGAAACGTTTCCTCAAGCCTTACGCATCTTTATTCTTCCGCCATCGGTGGCAGAATTAGAGCGTCGCTTAAAAGGGAGAGGTAAGGATTCGGAAGACGCGATCGCCCGTCGTCTCGAACAGGCAAAAGCAGAACTGGCAGCCAGTCATGAATTCGACCATCAAATTGTCAACGACGATCTCGAAACAGCCCTAGCAGAAATTGAAGCAGCGATTTTTACTTAA
- a CDS encoding TIGR02652 family protein: MISPGLQYPIFGPEISCPHCRQMIPALTLTDTYLCPRHGAFEANPQTGELVHLQSGRHWRRWNGEWYRQHTHPDGIRFEIHEALDRLYTQGYRATKVIIASRYRELVSAYLERNTPWRGNSDSQTPRLYGLPVEFSPESKEDPCWDVINFDLEKEPGIPKRYPYFRLFE, translated from the coding sequence ATGATAAGTCCAGGTTTACAATATCCTATATTTGGCCCAGAAATTTCCTGCCCGCACTGCCGTCAAATGATTCCAGCTTTGACGCTGACGGATACCTATTTGTGTCCGCGCCATGGTGCTTTTGAGGCAAACCCACAAACCGGCGAACTGGTTCACCTACAGTCGGGACGGCACTGGCGGCGCTGGAATGGAGAATGGTATCGACAGCACACTCATCCCGACGGCATTCGCTTTGAAATTCACGAGGCACTCGATCGCCTCTATACTCAGGGCTATCGGGCAACTAAGGTCATTATCGCCAGTCGCTATCGCGAGTTGGTTAGCGCTTATCTAGAACGCAATACGCCTTGGCGCGGAAATTCCGATTCCCAGACTCCCCGATTATATGGGCTTCCGGTTGAATTTAGTCCCGAATCAAAAGAAGATCCCTGTTGGGACGTGATTAATTTCGATTTGGAAAAAGAACCAGGAATCCCCAAACGCTATCCTTAC
- a CDS encoding gamma carbonic anhydrase family protein: MQENLSALGAYWSPPDLSAAAFIAPNAVVMGDVSVATGASIWYSAVVRADVERIEIGAHTNVQDGAVLHGDPGQPTILEDYVTVGHRAVIHSAHIERGCLIGIGAVILNGVRVGAGSIVGAGSIVTKSVPPRSLVVGLPAKIARDVSDAEAEDLLEHARHYEKLALVHAGKGTDLGFTSPH, translated from the coding sequence ATGCAGGAGAATTTATCGGCTCTAGGCGCTTATTGGTCGCCCCCAGATTTATCTGCTGCTGCTTTTATTGCCCCCAATGCCGTGGTGATGGGGGATGTATCCGTAGCAACTGGTGCGAGCATCTGGTACAGTGCCGTCGTCAGAGCAGATGTAGAACGAATCGAAATTGGCGCTCATACCAATGTTCAGGATGGGGCGGTTTTACATGGCGACCCCGGTCAGCCTACTATTTTAGAAGATTACGTGACCGTCGGTCATCGCGCCGTCATTCATTCGGCGCATATCGAACGAGGATGTTTGATTGGCATTGGCGCTGTCATCCTCAACGGCGTGCGAGTTGGTGCGGGGAGTATTGTTGGCGCGGGTTCGATCGTGACGAAAAGCGTGCCGCCGCGATCGCTAGTTGTCGGACTTCCTGCCAAAATAGCGCGAGATGTCTCGGATGCGGAAGCCGAAGATTTGCTCGAACACGCGCGGCACTACGAGAAACTCGCTCTAGTCCATGCGGGAAAAGGAACCGATCTAGGATTCACAAGTCCCCACTGA
- the remA gene encoding extracellular matrix/biofilm regulator RemA produces MDVQLINIGFGNIVSANRVIAIVSPESAPIKRIITDARDRGQLIDATYGRRTRAVIITDSSHVVLSAIQPETVAHRFVISKEVPANNN; encoded by the coding sequence ATGGACGTACAGCTTATAAACATAGGTTTCGGAAATATCGTTTCAGCCAACCGAGTGATCGCGATTGTCAGCCCCGAATCGGCTCCGATTAAACGGATTATTACCGATGCTCGCGATCGCGGACAACTCATCGATGCTACCTATGGTCGTCGCACTCGCGCCGTTATCATAACAGACTCCAGTCATGTAGTTCTCTCGGCAATTCAGCCAGAAACTGTCGCCCATCGTTTTGTAATCAGCAAAGAAGTTCCAGCAAATAATAATTGA
- a CDS encoding alpha-E domain-containing protein: protein MLSRVADSIYWLNRYIERAENVARFVDVNLNLMLDVPSGMMTQQWEPLVMTTGDLPLFKERYGEPTAENVIEFLTFDADYPNSILSCVCMARENARSIREIISSEMWEEVNSFYYMVREAAQKQPQTTLPSFFTQVKLSSHRFAGVMDATMTHNEGWHFGHIGRLLERADKTARILDVKYFYLLPSAQWVGTPLDQIQWIALLKSASAYEMYRKCEHRITPSNVAEFLILNRQFPRAIAFCLDRMQRSLHEITTTPRGTWCNGAERSLGRLCSQLGYLTIEDVIETGLHEFLDRMQMEINRIGDELGSNFFGLESCAPSLVNSQSQTATSF, encoded by the coding sequence ATGCTAAGTCGAGTTGCTGATTCTATTTACTGGCTAAATCGTTACATCGAACGGGCTGAAAATGTGGCTCGTTTTGTAGATGTCAATCTCAATTTAATGCTCGATGTCCCTTCGGGGATGATGACCCAGCAGTGGGAACCTCTGGTAATGACGACAGGAGATTTACCACTCTTCAAAGAGCGTTATGGGGAACCAACGGCAGAAAATGTCATTGAGTTCCTCACCTTTGATGCGGATTATCCCAACTCAATTTTGTCTTGTGTCTGTATGGCGCGGGAAAATGCCCGTTCCATTCGAGAAATTATCTCCTCTGAGATGTGGGAAGAGGTAAATTCTTTTTACTACATGGTCAGAGAAGCCGCTCAAAAACAGCCGCAGACGACTTTGCCGAGTTTTTTTACCCAGGTCAAACTGTCTAGCCATCGCTTTGCGGGCGTGATGGATGCTACGATGACTCATAATGAAGGCTGGCATTTCGGGCATATCGGCAGATTGCTAGAACGTGCCGATAAAACGGCAAGAATTCTGGACGTAAAATACTTTTATTTACTCCCTTCGGCACAGTGGGTAGGAACGCCGTTGGATCAAATTCAATGGATCGCCCTTTTAAAATCGGCAAGCGCCTATGAAATGTATCGCAAATGCGAACATCGGATTACGCCGAGTAACGTCGCTGAATTTTTGATTTTGAACCGTCAGTTTCCGCGAGCGATCGCGTTTTGTTTAGATCGAATGCAGCGATCGCTTCACGAAATTACAACTACCCCCAGGGGAACTTGGTGCAATGGAGCAGAACGTTCTTTAGGTCGATTGTGTTCTCAATTAGGTTATTTAACCATAGAGGATGTCATTGAGACCGGGTTACACGAATTTTTGGATCGCATGCAAATGGAAATCAATCGGATAGGAGACGAACTTGGCTCCAACTTTTTCGGTCTTGAATCCTGTGCGCCAAGTCTGGTTAATAGCCAATCTCAAACAGCAACAAGCTTTTAA
- a CDS encoding RNA-guided endonuclease TnpB family protein, whose protein sequence is MLVFEAKLEGEEQQYRLLDEAIRTARFVRNSCLRYWMDNRNIGRYELSAYCAVLGKEFAWAGKLNSMARQASAERAWSAIARFFDNCKKNKPGKKGYPRFKKEQTHGSVEYKTTGWKLSECRRYITFSDGFEAGTFKMWGTRDLHFYQLKQYKRVRVVRRADGYYVQFCIDQERLEKREPTSKTIGLDVGLNYFYTDSDGNTVANPRHLRKSEKSLKRLQRRFSKTEKRSKNRAKFRKKLARKHLKVSRQRKDFAVKLARCVIQSNDLVAYEDLKVRNLVRNRHLAKSISDAAWTTFRTWVEYFGKVFGVVTVAVPPHYTSQNCSNCGEVVRKSLSVRTHVCTHCGHTQDRDWNAARNILEKGLSTVGHIGTHASGDIDLCLGGETPQSKPSRGKRKPKEQSLESPARFGTPN, encoded by the coding sequence ATGCTGGTATTCGAGGCAAAACTTGAGGGAGAGGAACAGCAGTATAGATTGTTGGATGAGGCAATTCGTACTGCTCGTTTTGTCAGAAACTCTTGCTTGCGATACTGGATGGATAACCGTAACATCGGACGTTATGAGTTGAGTGCATATTGTGCTGTCCTGGGGAAAGAATTTGCTTGGGCAGGAAAACTTAACTCGATGGCTCGTCAAGCTAGTGCTGAAAGAGCTTGGTCTGCAATCGCTAGATTCTTTGATAATTGCAAGAAGAATAAGCCAGGAAAGAAAGGATATCCACGCTTTAAGAAAGAGCAGACACATGGGTCTGTAGAATACAAGACCACAGGCTGGAAACTTTCTGAGTGTCGTAGATATATAACTTTCAGCGATGGGTTTGAAGCGGGAACCTTCAAAATGTGGGGAACCCGCGACTTGCATTTCTATCAATTGAAGCAGTACAAACGGGTGCGGGTTGTGCGTCGTGCTGATGGCTACTACGTACAATTTTGTATTGACCAAGAGCGGTTGGAAAAAAGAGAACCGACATCTAAAACTATCGGTCTTGATGTTGGACTGAACTACTTTTATACAGATAGCGATGGAAATACAGTAGCTAATCCAAGACATCTGCGTAAAAGTGAGAAGTCTTTGAAACGACTTCAACGTCGCTTTTCTAAGACCGAAAAACGATCTAAAAACCGAGCCAAGTTTAGAAAAAAACTGGCAAGAAAACACCTCAAAGTAAGTAGGCAGCGTAAAGACTTTGCCGTAAAGTTGGCAAGGTGCGTAATCCAGTCTAACGACTTGGTAGCTTATGAGGATTTGAAGGTGCGTAACCTGGTCAGGAATCGACATTTGGCTAAATCTATATCCGATGCAGCCTGGACAACTTTTCGCACATGGGTTGAGTATTTTGGCAAAGTGTTTGGTGTAGTCACAGTTGCCGTACCGCCTCACTACACCAGCCAGAACTGCTCTAACTGTGGTGAAGTTGTCAGAAAGTCTTTGAGTGTCAGGACTCATGTTTGTACTCATTGTGGGCATACACAAGATAGAGACTGGAACGCTGCTCGGAACATTTTAGAGAAAGGATTAAGTACGGTGGGACACATCGGAACTCACGCCTCTGGAGACATCGACCTCTGCCTTGGTGGGGAAACTCCTCAAAGTAAGCCGAGTCGTGGAAAGAGGAAGCCCAAAGAGCAATCTTTGGAATCCCCCGCTAGATTCGGTACTCCGAATTAG
- a CDS encoding heavy metal-binding domain-containing protein translates to MIVTTAPTIEGKKIVRYYGLVCGEAILGTNIFRDFFASIRDIVGGRSGAYERSLREARETAINEMIQEAREMGANAIIGVDLDYESIGIGDGGNMLMVSASGTAVRYED, encoded by the coding sequence ATGATTGTTACGACAGCACCGACCATCGAAGGAAAAAAGATCGTCCGTTACTATGGATTAGTCTGTGGCGAGGCAATTTTGGGGACTAATATTTTTAGAGATTTTTTTGCTAGTATCCGCGATATTGTCGGCGGGCGATCGGGAGCTTACGAGCGATCGCTGCGAGAAGCAAGAGAAACTGCCATTAACGAGATGATTCAAGAAGCGAGAGAGATGGGAGCCAATGCCATTATTGGAGTTGACTTGGATTACGAATCTATTGGGATTGGGGATGGCGGTAACATGCTGATGGTATCGGCTAGCGGAACGGCAGTAAGATACGAAGATTAA